From a region of the Wolbachia endosymbiont (group B) of Gerris lacustris genome:
- a CDS encoding dihydroorotase — MTQYWNLLQKGQKEGYKIAYINARVIDPETKLDIKGSLLTEGDKIVDFGESLFSNGVPNGVDETIDCKGFVLMPGLIDIHVHFREPGQEHKETIHTGSKSAASGGVTTVVCQPNTVPAIDSVVLAKYLKYRAFETSHVNVEFYAKITTSEEKLTEMALLKEAGAVGFTDDGMPVMNPMIMRQALLYSSMLGVPIAQHAEDLNLSAGGAINEGKISEELGVKGILSASESVMVTRDILLMKDIENVHYHILHVSSKDSLDAIKRAKGLGLNVTCEVTPHHFTFTEDIVKQHGAIAKMNPPLRTEEDRLAMVEGLKTGVIDCIATDHAPHDLSSKDLPLENALFGIIGLETMLPISLELYHSGQMGLLDVLAKLTYKPADIIHVPRGRIQKNLAADLILVDLDHEWEIKIDNFASKSKNSPFDGRKVKGRVIRTVVSGKIVYLQKS; from the coding sequence ATGACACAATATTGGAATTTATTGCAGAAAGGCCAAAAGGAAGGCTATAAAATTGCATATATTAATGCTCGTGTTATCGATCCCGAAACTAAGCTTGATATAAAAGGTTCATTATTGACTGAAGGGGATAAAATTGTTGACTTTGGTGAATCATTATTTTCAAATGGAGTTCCAAATGGGGTTGATGAAACAATAGACTGTAAAGGGTTTGTTCTAATGCCAGGCCTTATTGACATTCACGTACATTTTCGTGAACCAGGTCAAGAGCATAAAGAAACTATACATACAGGCAGTAAATCTGCAGCTTCGGGGGGCGTTACAACTGTAGTTTGCCAGCCAAACACTGTTCCAGCAATTGATAGTGTTGTCTTAGCTAAGTATTTGAAATATAGAGCATTTGAAACTTCGCATGTGAATGTTGAATTTTACGCCAAAATTACTACTTCGGAAGAAAAATTAACTGAAATGGCGCTTTTAAAGGAAGCAGGTGCAGTTGGGTTCACCGATGATGGTATGCCAGTTATGAATCCAATGATTATGAGACAGGCACTGCTTTATTCAAGTATGCTTGGTGTTCCTATTGCTCAACATGCAGAAGATTTAAATTTATCTGCTGGTGGCGCGATTAACGAGGGTAAGATTTCTGAAGAATTGGGAGTAAAGGGAATCTTGAGTGCGTCAGAGTCGGTTATGGTAACTCGTGATATACTGCTAATGAAGGACATAGAAAATGTACACTATCATATTTTACATGTTTCTTCAAAAGATTCACTTGATGCTATTAAACGTGCAAAAGGTTTGGGATTAAATGTTACATGTGAAGTAACTCCTCATCACTTTACTTTTACTGAAGATATAGTAAAGCAACATGGGGCAATCGCAAAAATGAATCCGCCACTACGTACTGAGGAAGATCGTTTAGCTATGGTTGAAGGTTTAAAGACAGGTGTGATTGATTGTATTGCAACCGATCATGCTCCGCATGATCTTAGTTCTAAAGATTTGCCACTTGAAAATGCTTTATTTGGTATTATTGGCCTTGAAACAATGCTGCCCATTTCACTTGAACTATATCACAGTGGACAAATGGGTCTACTTGATGTGCTTGCAAAATTGACATATAAGCCTGCAGATATCATACATGTACCACGTGGCCGCATACAGAAAAACCTTGCAGCCGACTTAATTTTAGTTGATTTGGATCATGAATGGGAAATTAAAATTGACAACTTTGCTAGTAAATCAAAGAATTCCCCTTTCGATGGACGCAAAGTGAAAGGGCGCGTAATACGTACCGTTGTATCTGGCAAAATTGTATATTTACAGAAGAGTTAG
- a CDS encoding ribonuclease D translates to MLISTTSELENACEGLMEKDLKFISVDTEFIRNNLTYYPKLSLIQISYGEKSFIVDALVPEIDLSFIKKIMLNQGIIKVFHSCRQDIESLLTVFKYVPTPIFDTQVAAMFCHYYHDFIGYSKVVEQYQGIALDKIKAKNSDWLRRPLSENQLDYAVNDVVYLYDLYQILCNKLEENNRMGWFQEEMGSVADINKYLHSPKDAWRRIKFNYEANPRLMLTVKAVSEWQETLAQRYNINRNKVVNNAVITGLIEKNVEHIDDILDDLKRNTKNIKEEDLLEFIDIFNENEKEFVQQNYTLSDNYDKSVFDILSIILESKCKENNISRKLISSKDELAGSISGQIDKLFKGWRYDFFGRSVESFLNAGSRFEILMVKSADSIAKIRSNIVENNRITC, encoded by the coding sequence ATGCTAATTAGTACGACGTCGGAACTGGAAAATGCATGTGAAGGACTGATGGAAAAAGATCTAAAATTTATATCAGTTGACACGGAGTTCATTAGAAACAATTTAACCTACTACCCAAAATTATCGTTAATTCAAATTTCTTACGGAGAGAAGAGTTTTATTGTAGACGCATTAGTGCCAGAAATTGATTTATCATTCATTAAGAAAATAATGCTAAATCAGGGGATAATCAAAGTGTTTCATAGCTGCCGGCAGGATATAGAATCCTTACTCACTGTGTTTAAATATGTTCCTACTCCCATTTTTGATACCCAAGTTGCTGCTATGTTTTGCCATTATTATCATGACTTTATTGGTTATTCAAAAGTAGTAGAGCAATATCAAGGAATAGCACTGGATAAAATTAAAGCTAAAAATTCAGACTGGTTAAGAAGGCCGTTATCCGAGAATCAATTAGATTATGCAGTAAACGACGTGGTATACCTATATGACCTATACCAAATATTGTGCAATAAGCTTGAAGAAAACAATAGGATGGGTTGGTTTCAAGAAGAGATGGGGTCAGTAGCTGATATAAATAAGTATTTACATAGTCCAAAAGATGCATGGAGGAGGATCAAATTTAACTATGAAGCAAATCCAAGGTTGATGTTAACTGTTAAAGCAGTTAGTGAGTGGCAAGAGACCTTAGCACAGCGTTACAATATAAATCGTAATAAGGTAGTCAATAATGCCGTAATAACTGGTTTAATTGAAAAAAACGTGGAACATATTGATGACATTTTAGATGACCTTAAGAGAAATACAAAAAATATAAAAGAGGAAGATTTATTAGAATTTATAGATATTTTCAATGAGAATGAGAAGGAATTTGTGCAGCAAAATTATACTCTGTCAGATAATTATGATAAATCTGTATTTGATATACTCTCGATTATTTTGGAGAGCAAATGTAAGGAAAATAACATATCAAGAAAGTTAATTTCATCAAAAGATGAGTTGGCTGGCTCAATATCTGGGCAGATAGATAAACTATTCAAGGGATGGAGATATGATTTTTTCGGCAGATCAGTAGAATCGTTTTTGAATGCAGGCTCAAGGTTTGAAATTTTAATGGTAAAATCTGCTGATAGTATAGCTAAAATTCGGAGTAATATAGTAGAGAATAACCGTATCACGTGCTGA
- the coaE gene encoding dephospho-CoA kinase (Dephospho-CoA kinase (CoaE) performs the final step in coenzyme A biosynthesis.), giving the protein MIIGLTGGIAAGKSFVANCFKEFGAVVFDADSVVHQLYKVNKNIISYAEEKFPGVIVNGKIDRTVLSKYFLAYDENWKQFQSLVHSAVRNELEIFIAQEKENDGKFLVLDIPLLLETRFRLYCDFIVFIHADRAVQAQRISERNMDKKKLDLMSSIQLPIEEKKQMSDFIIDTSANVFSQVKDIIDSLDLST; this is encoded by the coding sequence ATGATCATAGGTTTAACAGGTGGAATTGCAGCTGGAAAGAGCTTTGTAGCCAATTGCTTTAAAGAATTTGGTGCCGTTGTGTTTGATGCCGACTCTGTCGTGCACCAGCTTTATAAAGTAAACAAAAACATAATAAGTTACGCAGAAGAAAAATTTCCTGGGGTGATAGTAAATGGAAAAATAGATAGAACAGTATTATCTAAATATTTTTTAGCTTATGATGAAAATTGGAAGCAATTTCAGTCTTTAGTGCATTCCGCTGTGCGAAATGAATTAGAAATTTTTATTGCTCAGGAGAAAGAAAACGACGGAAAGTTTCTAGTTCTAGACATTCCACTCCTGCTGGAAACTAGATTCCGTTTATATTGCGATTTTATTGTCTTTATCCATGCAGATAGGGCTGTACAAGCTCAAAGGATCAGTGAGCGTAATATGGATAAAAAAAAGCTGGATCTAATGTCTAGTATTCAGCTACCTATTGAAGAAAAAAAGCAAATGAGCGACTTTATCATCGATACCAGCGCAAATGTTTTTTCTCAAGTGAAAGATATAATAGACTCGTTAGACCTCAGCACGTGA
- a CDS encoding NAD(P)H-dependent flavin oxidoreductase: protein MKNKIKKIVISGKKVWPIIEGGKGIAISDGRSSGAFAAADAVGTFSGANAKLIDDNGKLVPLIYKGKTRNEKHEELIKYSIEAGVSQAKIANETSKGRGRIHMNVLWEMGAAEQVLHGILEKAKGLVHGITCGAGMPYRLGEIAAKYQVYYYPIISSARAFKALWKRAYQKISSFLLGGVIYEDPWLAGGHNGLSNSEDPELPQAPFERVAELRSFMNEVGLAETPIVMAGGVWHLKDWEHWFDNLQIGPIAFQFGTRPLLTKESPISTEWKKKLLTLEEGDVFLNKFSPTGFYSSAVRNSFIRELQERNSRQIKFSESVSGEFNNEFAMGSRGRKIYLTAKDKELANAWIKVGYTEVMKTPDTTVIFVTPGKFAEIRQDQINCMGCLSHCLFSNWKDHGDHSTGQKPDPRSFCIQKTLQNIIHNGDIENELMFSGHNVYKFKQDPFYENGNVPTVKELVERILTGL, encoded by the coding sequence TTGAAAAATAAGATAAAAAAGATAGTGATTTCAGGGAAAAAAGTCTGGCCGATCATCGAGGGCGGCAAAGGCATTGCAATCAGTGATGGAAGATCAAGTGGGGCATTCGCTGCAGCAGATGCTGTTGGTACGTTTTCTGGTGCAAATGCTAAACTTATCGATGACAATGGCAAGCTGGTACCACTAATTTATAAAGGTAAAACAAGAAATGAAAAGCACGAAGAGTTAATTAAGTATAGTATTGAGGCTGGAGTTAGTCAAGCAAAAATAGCGAATGAAACATCAAAGGGCCGTGGAAGAATACATATGAACGTGCTTTGGGAAATGGGGGCAGCAGAACAAGTCCTTCATGGCATATTAGAAAAAGCAAAAGGCTTAGTTCATGGCATCACTTGCGGTGCTGGTATGCCTTACAGGCTTGGAGAAATTGCAGCTAAATATCAAGTTTATTACTACCCTATTATCTCATCGGCGCGCGCTTTTAAAGCGTTATGGAAACGTGCTTACCAAAAAATATCTTCTTTTTTACTTGGTGGAGTAATATATGAGGATCCGTGGCTTGCTGGTGGTCACAATGGCTTGAGTAATAGTGAAGACCCAGAATTACCGCAGGCTCCATTTGAAAGAGTTGCAGAGCTTAGATCTTTCATGAACGAGGTTGGTCTTGCTGAAACGCCAATTGTTATGGCAGGGGGAGTGTGGCATTTGAAGGATTGGGAACATTGGTTTGACAATTTACAAATCGGACCAATAGCTTTTCAGTTTGGCACTCGTCCACTTTTAACAAAAGAAAGTCCGATTTCTACGGAGTGGAAAAAGAAATTACTTACTTTAGAAGAAGGTGATGTATTTTTAAATAAATTTAGTCCAACAGGGTTCTACTCATCTGCAGTAAGAAACAGCTTCATACGTGAGCTACAGGAACGAAATTCACGTCAAATAAAATTTTCAGAAAGTGTGAGTGGAGAGTTTAATAATGAATTTGCAATGGGTAGCAGAGGTAGAAAGATTTACCTCACTGCAAAAGACAAAGAGCTAGCAAATGCATGGATTAAAGTAGGGTATACAGAGGTAATGAAAACTCCAGATACAACTGTTATTTTTGTGACACCAGGCAAATTTGCGGAGATAAGACAAGATCAAATTAATTGCATGGGATGTTTGAGTCACTGCTTATTTAGCAATTGGAAAGATCATGGTGACCATTCAACAGGGCAAAAACCAGATCCACGAAGCTTCTGTATACAAAAGACACTGCAAAACATTATACATAACGGTGATATTGAAAATGAACTTATGTTTTCTGGACACAATGTGTACAAATTTAAGCAAGACCCATTTTATGAGAATGGCAACGTACCAACAGTAAAGGAGCTGGTGGAAAGAATATTGACAGGTTTATGA
- the metG gene encoding methionine--tRNA ligase has protein sequence MEQFESFYITTPIYYVNDKPHIGHAYTSLICDVTARFMKLAGENVKFTTGTDEHGQKIEKAAKAKRIEPKEFTDEISVTFRKLAELMNFDYDDFIRTTEERHEKAVIALWNRLEERGQIYLDSYSGWYSVRDEAFYQESELIDGRAPTGAEVQWIKEESYFFRLSSWQNKLLELYENQPNFIFPESRKNEVVSFVKSGLTDLSISRTSFNWGIKVPGNDKHVIYVWIDALTNYLTSIGFPNIEDEEYKKFWTNSFNVHVIGKDILRFHAIYWPAILLAADLSLPKQIAVHGWWLNEGEKISKSLGNVIDPIGLAEEFGVDQLRYFLLREANFGQDGNFSKKNMISRINSELANNIGNLVQRTISFLHKQCSGVVPVVDRNLLKDDESLPNCKAVIDQVMNHLSKYEFNQIILLIINISSKANAYIDKSAPWTLSKTDRERMNLVIYKLLEYIRIIGILLQPIVPKSAEMMLDQLQIPKEQRDLKSLCNACVGLDITLPKPTPIFLRIDNP, from the coding sequence ATGGAGCAATTTGAGAGCTTTTACATCACTACGCCAATATATTACGTAAACGACAAGCCACACATCGGCCACGCATATACTTCTCTTATCTGTGATGTTACAGCTAGATTTATGAAATTAGCTGGAGAGAACGTCAAATTTACTACTGGTACAGACGAACATGGGCAAAAAATTGAAAAGGCAGCTAAAGCGAAGAGAATAGAGCCAAAAGAATTTACAGATGAAATAAGTGTTACGTTCAGAAAATTGGCTGAGCTAATGAACTTTGATTATGATGATTTTATTCGCACCACAGAAGAACGTCATGAAAAAGCAGTTATAGCTTTATGGAATAGGCTTGAAGAGAGAGGACAAATATATCTGGATTCTTACTCAGGTTGGTATTCAGTTCGTGACGAAGCGTTTTACCAAGAATCGGAGTTGATAGATGGCAGAGCACCAACAGGTGCTGAAGTTCAGTGGATAAAAGAAGAGAGCTACTTTTTTCGTTTGTCAAGTTGGCAAAATAAATTACTAGAGTTATATGAAAATCAGCCAAATTTTATCTTCCCTGAGAGCAGAAAAAATGAAGTGGTATCGTTTGTAAAATCAGGACTAACTGACCTTTCGATTTCTCGTACTAGTTTTAATTGGGGAATAAAAGTACCAGGGAATGACAAGCACGTAATTTATGTTTGGATAGATGCGCTCACTAACTATCTCACATCAATAGGCTTTCCTAATATAGAAGATGAGGAATATAAGAAGTTTTGGACAAACTCTTTTAACGTCCATGTGATCGGTAAAGACATATTGCGTTTTCACGCTATATACTGGCCAGCGATCCTTCTTGCAGCAGATTTATCACTGCCAAAGCAAATAGCAGTTCATGGTTGGTGGCTAAACGAGGGAGAAAAAATATCCAAATCCCTTGGTAACGTTATAGATCCAATTGGTCTTGCAGAAGAGTTTGGCGTTGATCAATTACGCTATTTTCTCCTTCGGGAAGCAAATTTTGGTCAAGATGGTAATTTCAGTAAGAAAAATATGATTAGCCGAATAAATTCAGAACTGGCAAACAATATAGGCAATTTAGTACAAAGAACAATTTCATTTTTGCACAAGCAATGTTCTGGAGTTGTACCAGTAGTTGATCGCAACTTGCTTAAAGATGATGAGAGTTTACCAAATTGCAAAGCCGTAATTGATCAAGTGATGAATCATCTATCAAAGTATGAATTTAACCAGATTATACTCCTGATTATCAATATTTCTTCCAAGGCCAATGCTTACATAGATAAAAGTGCACCCTGGACATTAAGCAAAACTGACAGAGAGCGTATGAATTTAGTAATTTACAAACTACTCGAATACATCAGGATAATTGGTATTTTATTGCAGCCAATTGTTCCAAAGTCAGCAGAAATGATGCTTGATCAATTGCAAATTCCAAAAGAACAACGTGATTTAAAATCTCTGTGTAATGCGTGCGTAGGCTTAGACATTACACTGCCCAAACCTACGCCAATTTTTTTGAGGATTGATAACCCTTAG
- a CDS encoding IS630 family transposase (programmed frameshift) has product MALRSKLLDEKVVESAKEMLKKVRNNAYVAKKLNAVIAAKKHSITAVAKICCISRKAITTWIKHIKFGREEKLFSPPQRRRKTILNQSQLEQIEVWIEENPNITIREMRIRIQERFGLNISKSTIHRNMQRMKFSYITPRPVHSGQDKNKQEEFKKNLNETIVMHSEKELFFFDESRFGTHSKVGHGWFKKGSRTQVKVKLGRENFYLYSAVNPRNGENFSLFAPNVNTACINIFLEQMSQYLGIRKAFLVMDCASWHKSKSLKIPKNIEIIYLPPYSPDLNPVERFWLYIKQNILRNKIYDTIVLLESALCKFITSLSPSTVKQLCNASYLVH; this is encoded by the exons ATGGCATTAAGATCAAAATTATTGGATGAAAAAGTGGTGGAATCAGCAAAAGAGATGCTGAAGAAAGTAAGAAATAATGCGTATGTTGCAAAAAAACTAAATGCTGTAATTGCAGCAAAAAAGCACAGTATAACAGCTGTAGCAAAAATATGTTGCATTTCGAGAAAGGCAATTACTACATGGATAAAGCACATAAAATTTGGAAGAGAAGAAAAATTATTTTCTCCACCTCAACGCCGTAGAAAAACTATATTGAACCAAAGTCAACTTGAACAAATTGAGGTGTGGATAGAGGAAAACCCCAATATTACTATTAGAGAAATGAGAATAAGAATCCAAGAAAGATTTGGTTTGAATATCAGCAAATCCACAATACATCGTAATATGCAAAGAATGAAATTCTCATATATCACACCAAGACCAGTTCATAGTGGACAGGATAAAAATAAGCAAGAGGAGTTT AAAAAAAACCTCAATGAAACTATTGTCATGCATTCTGAAAAAGAGCTATTTTTCTTCGATGAATCACGGTTTGGTACACATTCAAAAGTTGGACATGGGTGGTTTAAAAAAGGCAGTAGGACACAGGTTAAGGTAAAATTAGGTAGGGAAAATTTTTATCTCTATAGTGCAGTTAATCCCAGAAATGGAGAGAATTTTAGCTTATTTGCACCAAACGTCAACACTGCTTGTATAAATATATTCCTTGAACAGATGTCGCAATATTTAGGAATACGAAAGGCTTTTCTCGTGATGGATTGCGCTAGTTGGCATAAGTCAAAAAGTTTAAAGATACCTAAAAATATCGAAATTATATACCTACCACCATACTCACCTGACCTCAATCCTGTTGAGAGGTTTTGGTTATATATAAAACAGAACATTTTGCGCAATAAAATCTACGATACAATTGTTCTGCTTGAGAGCGCTTTGTGTAAATTTATTACCTCTCTTTCCCCTTCCACGGTTAAACAACTCTGCAATGCTTCTTATTTGGTTCATTAA
- a CDS encoding valine--tRNA ligase — protein MLEEKYSFREIENKYNILWEGSKIYKWNGEKDNIFTIDTPPPTISGKLHIGHIFSYCHADFIARFQRMLGKDVFYPIGFDDNGLPTERLVEQIYKTRAKEVGREKFIEMCHEVIEKSKQEFKELFKSVGISYDWSLEYHTISKEAVALSQMSFVDLYNKGYVCRKMQPILWDPVDKTAIAQAEIEDKVFESSLNTIVFSTEKNEQIHIATTRPELLPACVAVFCHPKDERYTQLIGKTAIVAITGANVPIIADDKVKIDKGTGLVMCCTFGDELDVYWQQKHNLPVTIIIDQDGRMNLRDGVIPVLDTGIQEKKQASATWVTEEAGNSAIPTCNKRTEGWIPVSGHWDDTIGANEMIEETHPPVLDTGIHGLKVKEARKKIIEILSEKGLLIESTNISHSVKCAERSGAPLEILPTYQWFIKILEQKAQMLDKVRECNWHPESMRKRMEVWIEGLSWDWCISRQRYFGVPFPVWYSKRKGEEGKIILAEAKDLPIDPLKGLPKGYSKEEITPDQDVMDTWATSAITPQLNALAVTSELGLPSHRYDKIFPADLRSQSHEIIRTWAFYTILKAHYHADSLPWKNIMISGWCLADDKKKMSKSKGNIITPHVMLETYGADVVRYWAANSRLGVDTVYSENIFKIGKRLVTKLWNASKFVSMFMEKHQALSINSISETMDKWILSKLYKVIERATNNLLQFEYCEALSAIEEFFWKDFCDNYLELVKKRAYGDALDSEANMSAKQSLAYVLNIILRLFAPFLPYITEEIYHQLYSYNSVHNKSNWPSKEELIYDKYSEEMGDNFVQILNLVRKIKADNNVSVKHLIKKLTIKANAEESKLNQSAQDDLQAVCNVETIEWMQSKTEEGKYVVDIDLH, from the coding sequence ATGTTAGAAGAAAAATATAGCTTTAGAGAAATTGAAAATAAATACAACATATTATGGGAAGGAAGTAAAATTTATAAATGGAATGGTGAAAAGGATAACATTTTCACTATAGATACGCCCCCACCAACAATATCAGGAAAGTTGCACATTGGTCATATATTCAGCTATTGCCACGCAGATTTTATTGCAAGGTTTCAGCGTATGCTGGGAAAAGATGTATTCTATCCAATTGGGTTTGATGATAATGGGCTTCCCACTGAAAGGTTAGTTGAGCAAATCTATAAAACCCGCGCAAAAGAAGTTGGCAGAGAAAAATTTATAGAGATGTGCCATGAAGTTATTGAAAAGTCAAAACAAGAATTCAAGGAATTGTTTAAATCGGTCGGCATTAGTTATGATTGGAGTTTGGAATACCACACGATCAGCAAGGAAGCTGTAGCACTTTCTCAAATGTCGTTTGTTGATCTATATAATAAAGGGTATGTATGCAGGAAAATGCAACCTATTCTTTGGGATCCAGTTGATAAAACCGCAATTGCGCAAGCGGAAATAGAAGATAAAGTCTTTGAGTCATCTTTGAACACGATAGTTTTTTCCACTGAAAAAAATGAGCAGATTCACATCGCAACTACACGACCTGAGTTGCTTCCAGCATGCGTTGCGGTTTTTTGTCATCCAAAGGATGAACGCTATACTCAGCTGATTGGGAAGACAGCCATAGTGGCAATCACAGGGGCAAACGTTCCAATAATAGCTGATGATAAGGTCAAAATAGATAAAGGCACTGGACTTGTTATGTGCTGTACATTTGGTGATGAGCTCGACGTATATTGGCAGCAAAAGCATAATCTGCCGGTGACAATTATCATTGATCAGGATGGGAGGATGAACCTCCGTGACGGTGTCATTCCAGTGCTTGACACTGGAATCCAGGAAAAAAAGCAAGCTTCAGCTACTTGGGTGACAGAAGAAGCTGGTAATAGTGCTATTCCAACATGTAACAAAAGGACAGAAGGATGGATCCCAGTGTCTGGGCACTGGGATGACACTATAGGGGCTAATGAGATGATAGAGGAGACACACCCCCCAGTGCTTGACACTGGGATCCATGGACTAAAGGTTAAAGAAGCAAGAAAGAAAATAATTGAAATCTTGAGTGAAAAGGGCCTTTTGATAGAAAGTACTAACATTTCTCATTCCGTAAAGTGTGCAGAAAGATCTGGTGCGCCACTCGAGATATTACCTACTTATCAGTGGTTTATCAAGATTTTAGAACAAAAAGCTCAAATGTTAGATAAAGTAAGAGAATGTAATTGGCATCCAGAATCTATGCGTAAGCGCATGGAAGTGTGGATAGAAGGGCTAAGTTGGGATTGGTGCATCTCAAGACAGCGTTATTTTGGTGTGCCATTTCCAGTGTGGTACTCAAAACGTAAGGGAGAAGAAGGCAAAATCATTCTAGCTGAAGCAAAGGATTTACCTATAGATCCACTAAAAGGCTTGCCAAAAGGCTATAGCAAAGAGGAAATTACTCCAGATCAAGATGTGATGGATACTTGGGCTACAAGCGCAATCACTCCTCAGCTAAATGCACTGGCAGTAACAAGCGAGCTCGGTTTACCAAGCCATCGGTATGATAAGATATTTCCTGCAGATCTGCGCAGCCAAAGCCATGAGATAATAAGAACTTGGGCTTTTTATACGATTTTGAAGGCACATTATCATGCAGATTCACTGCCGTGGAAAAATATCATGATTAGTGGTTGGTGTTTGGCTGATGATAAAAAAAAGATGAGTAAATCAAAAGGTAATATCATCACTCCTCATGTAATGCTTGAAACCTATGGAGCTGACGTAGTACGCTATTGGGCAGCAAACTCAAGACTTGGAGTTGACACAGTCTACTCTGAAAATATCTTCAAAATTGGCAAACGACTTGTTACGAAACTTTGGAATGCTAGCAAATTTGTTTCCATGTTTATGGAAAAACATCAAGCATTGAGCATAAATTCCATCAGTGAGACGATGGATAAGTGGATATTGTCTAAGTTATACAAAGTTATAGAAAGAGCAACAAATAACCTATTACAGTTTGAATACTGCGAAGCTTTGAGCGCAATAGAAGAATTTTTTTGGAAAGATTTTTGTGATAATTACTTAGAGTTAGTTAAAAAACGTGCATATGGAGATGCATTGGACAGCGAGGCAAACATGAGTGCGAAACAGAGTTTGGCATATGTACTCAATATTATTTTGCGGTTATTTGCACCCTTTTTGCCATACATTACAGAAGAAATATATCATCAGTTGTATAGTTATAACTCCGTTCACAATAAAAGTAATTGGCCAAGCAAAGAAGAGCTTATCTACGATAAATATTCAGAGGAAATGGGAGATAATTTCGTGCAGATATTAAACCTCGTAAGAAAAATAAAAGCAGATAATAACGTATCAGTTAAGCACTTGATAAAAAAATTGACGATAAAAGCAAATGCAGAAGAGAGTAAGTTAAATCAGTCTGCGCAGGATGATTTGCAGGCAGTTTGCAATGTGGAAACGATAGAGTGGATGCAGTCTAAAACTGAAGAAGGGAAATACGTAGTGGATATAGATTTACATTGA